CGCAGACGACACTGCTGGCCATGAAGTTCAGCATTCGAGTGCTGACTGGCATGTAGCGCGTTCCGTGGTGCATTTCGAGAGAGAGAGACAATCGCCAATCGAACGCTCAGCCAGGCGGGCCGCCAGGTTCCGTGGAACCCGGCGGAGTGCTGAGGGAGCCCGATCGTTTCAGACAAGTGGAGAAGGGTAACAGGCTTTCGCGGCCGGCGCTGGCTCGTGGTGAGGAGCGCGACGACCGCCTGCCAGCCGACGGAGCAAGACAAGGGTTGGGCTTCGGCGGCTGGTTCTAGGGTGCGAGTAATACTGGAACCGACCTACAGCGACAAGGTCGAGTTGCTTTGCCGATCAAGATTTCCGCATCGCACCACCTCTTTGAGGGCAAGGTGTCGCGATCAGCCGCGGATTACGAGCCCGAAAGCTACTTGCTGGCAAAAAAAGTCGCGGCAGCTTGCTAGCGCTTGCGAGGCGACCGTCCCTTGGCGGGCGACGAACCGCGCAGCTCGGGCAAGATTTCGAGTGGGACGAGTTCCGCCACTCCGGCCGCGGCCATTTCCGCGCCGCCGACATAGCGACCAGGGTTCATCCAGGCGGTCATTTGCTCGAGCGAAACGCGAAATAGCTCAGCAAGGATTCGATCCATTTCCCCTTCTAGCAGCGCGAAATGGCGCGCCCATTCCGCCGCCTCGGCCAGGCCGACGCGCTCTTCGCTTTGCCATTTCATGGGATGAAACAGGCACACGCTAAATGGCGTGACCAGCCGGCGCCGGCACGCGGCCAGCGGCCAAAGCGCCGCCGAGGAACATTCGCCGGTAACGACCGCCGTGCCGCGCAGGCCACGCAACATCATGAGTGTCATCAACGACAAGCCAGCGTAAGGATTGCCGCCGGGTGAATCGAAGTAGATCAAGCACTCGCCGCCCGGTGGGACGTCCATGAACTGGGCGGCGACTTCCTGTTCGCGCTCGTTCAAATCGCCCATCAGGGCAATCTCAGGCAACTCGGTTGGAGCGGGCTTGCGCGGCATGCGGAAAGTTTTCTAGCGAAGGAATTCGATCGACGACGATTGATTCTTAACATGGAAGCGATCGCGACAAACACCTCTCCCTCACAGGGACGGGCAGGGAGGAGGGTAAATGCGTCGCGAGCCATTTACCTTATGATCCATCGCGCGGCGCGAAGCAACCCTTCTCCCGCTGGTAGCAGGGTTTCACCAGGGAATGTTCTACGAGGCCGCGCGATCGAACGATTCCATGGTATGCGTCGTTTGCACCACGCCGCTGGTGTGCGGCCGGACTTGCGCGCCGAACCGCATCACCGCGTGGGCGTGCTGCTCGGGCAAGCGACAGTGAATCACGACGTTTTCCGTGCCATAACGGCTGGAAAGAACCTCGCCGTGGGCGGCTAGATAGGCCAGCGTGCGGCCGTCGCCGACCGGGACTTCGACCTCGACGTTGAGGAACGATCGGCTCAGGGCGTCGCTCACCGCGAGGGCCAACTGGTCCATCCCCTGGCCGCCGCGAGCACTGACCGGCACCGCGTGCGGATAGCGCTGTATCAAGGCATCGAGCCGCGAGCGATCGGTCAAGCCGTCGATCTTGTTCAATACCAGCAGCGTGTCCTTGGCCTGAATGCCCAGTTCCTCGATCACGTGATAAACCGCGGTGATCTGCTCAAACACGGCCGGGTTGGCGGCGTCGGCCACGTGCAACAGGAGGTTCGCTTGGCGTGTTTCCTCGAGCGTGGCGCGGAAGCTGGCGATCAAATGGTGCGGCAAATCGCGAATGAACCCGACCGTGTCGCTCAGCAGCACCGGCCCCCAGCCGGGCAGTTGCCAGCGGCGGGTCCGCGTGTCAAGCGTGGCGAACAGCATGTCCTTGGCCAACACGCCGGCGTCGGTTAGCACGTTCATCAACGTGCTCTTGCCGGCATTGGTGTAACCGACCAGCGAGACGGTCATGTGATCGTGCCGCGCGGCCACTTGCCGCTCGCGCCGGCGTTCGACGCCGCGCATTTCGGTCTTCAATTCGTGGATGCGATGCTCGACCAGCCGGCGGTCTTCTTCGAGCTGCTTTTCACCAGGGCCGCGCATGCCGATACCGGCCTTGATACGCGACAAGTGGGTCCACATCCGCTTCAACCGCGGCAGCGCGTACTGCAATTGCGCCAATTCGACCGCCAGACACGCTTCGTAGGTCCGCGCCCGGGAAGCGAAGATGTCGAGAATCAATTGCGTCCGGTCGATGACTCGGCACTTGACCAGCTTTTCCAGGTTGCGACCCTGGGCCGGGTTCAAGTCGTTATCGAAAATCACCACGTCGGCTTCGGTTTGATCGCACAGATCGCGAAGTTCTTCGGCCTTGCCGCGCCCCAAGTACGTGGTGGCGTCGGGAGCTTCGCGTCGCTGAGTGAGCCGCCCCACAATCTTGGCCCCGGCGCTTTCGGCCAGCCCGGCCAACTCTTCGAGGGGTTCCGCTTCGATCGGTTGGCCGTCGAGGGACACACCGACCAGTACCGCCGCTTCGCTGACAATGCCTTTGGCTCGACTGGGATCAATCACGTGATGGTTTTCTCCGTGGCCAGCGCCGCACCGGTTCCGATCCACTGAACCGTTGGGGGCGCAAACACCCTGTTGGGGTCTCTATTTGAAGTATAGCTTGCCTGGCAAATCGGAGATACGTGGCAATTTGCGGCGTATCTCGAAGCCTGGGCGATGGCACATGAGCGTTTCGGACGCTGCGCCGCGTTCCCTGAAGACTGCCAATTGAGGGAAAGGTTCGAGCAATTCACGCTGTCGAAACCGTAAACGCTAGCGGCACGGCGATACCGAACCCGCATTTACACACCCCGGCAATCAACTAGAATACCGCCCCGCAATTGCGCCACGGGGGCCGTTAGGACACCGTGGACGAATGGATTTTGCCGCGTCGAAGA
Above is a genomic segment from Planctomycetota bacterium containing:
- the hflX gene encoding GTPase HflX, yielding MIDPSRAKGIVSEAAVLVGVSLDGQPIEAEPLEELAGLAESAGAKIVGRLTQRREAPDATTYLGRGKAEELRDLCDQTEADVVIFDNDLNPAQGRNLEKLVKCRVIDRTQLILDIFASRARTYEACLAVELAQLQYALPRLKRMWTHLSRIKAGIGMRGPGEKQLEEDRRLVEHRIHELKTEMRGVERRRERQVAARHDHMTVSLVGYTNAGKSTLMNVLTDAGVLAKDMLFATLDTRTRRWQLPGWGPVLLSDTVGFIRDLPHHLIASFRATLEETRQANLLLHVADAANPAVFEQITAVYHVIEELGIQAKDTLLVLNKIDGLTDRSRLDALIQRYPHAVPVSARGGQGMDQLALAVSDALSRSFLNVEVEVPVGDGRTLAYLAAHGEVLSSRYGTENVVIHCRLPEQHAHAVMRFGAQVRPHTSGVVQTTHTMESFDRAAS